The sequence AAAAGGGCGCGTCGAAAAGGGCGCGTCGAAAAGGGCGCGTCGAAAAGGGCGCGTCGAAAAGGGCGCGTCGAAAAGGGCGCGTCGAAAAGACCGTTGACCGACCGAGCTGTCAGTCTCGAGCCGCCAGCTGTGAGCAGGAAGCTGAGCCCTCATGGCTAGAGGCTAGCAGCTCAGGCAGTTTGTCGCCCTCTTCGACGCGCTCCTCTCGACGCGCCCTTCTCGACGCGCCTCTCTACTCTACCCTACACGCTCTACTCCTACGCCAGGCCTAGCCTCTGCGCGCGTACAGTTCTATCCACGGCGCCCAGCGTGGCCGTCGCCCGGCGACGAAGCCTAACGCGCGCTTGACGAGCTTTTCTTCCAGACTCGCCCACGGTCGGGTCCACTCGTCAGCGATCGGCACGAGGACGTCGCCCTCGACGCGCTGGACGGTGAAACCGACGCGCTCGAGCAGTCGCGTCAGGGATCGAATCGTGAAACCATAACGATAGGGGAAGGTCAGCAGGTTGTTGTGAGCGAGCGCGAGTCGCGCCAGGGTACCCGCGAAGCGGCGTGTCATCGTGCCGCGGAGCGACGCATAGAATTCGCCGTTAGGCACGCGCAGCGCGAAGACGCCACCCCGATGCAGGAGGCGCCACGCGGCATGCGCCGTCGCACGCGGATCCGGGAGCTGATCGAAAGTGTTCCAGATCGCGACGGCGTCCAGCTGGCGATCATCGTCGAACGACTCGAGGTCGCCGTCGTGCACCGTGAAACCGAGCGACCGGGCGAAGCAGTTCACCTCGGTGTTGACGTCGAGCCCCTCGAATTGCAGCCCGACATCTCGCGCGGCGCCGAGAAAGGCGCCGACGTAGCTCCCGAGCTCGAGCCCCGCGCCGCGCCGGCCGAGCGCGTTCAGCAACCGTCGCGCCTGAACTCGATAGGCAGCGCGCTGCGTGTCGTGCAGTCCTCGGAACAGCTCGATCGACGGCGTGGCGTCGGCGTAGATGGACTCGAGCTCGTACGCGCGCTCGATCGGATTGCGATAGACGAGACCGCAGCGCGCGCACTCGACGAGGCGGAAGGGCGGCCGCTCGGAGAAGGCGACGCGATCCATGAGGCGCTCGGGCGGCGTCGCGGGCCGAAGCCGCCGACCATGAAAGGCCCACAGCCACTCGACCTCGCGGCGCACGTCGTCCGAGCTTGCTATCTCGCAGCTCTCACCGCTCCCACAGGCGACGCATTGGGTGATTTCGTAGGCCGGCGACTTGGTCTGCATGCCTGTCAGGAATGCACGAGCTACGCCGAAAAGCCTCAGCACGGACAAACACGGACAAACACGGACATGATCGTTGTCCGTGTGCGTCCGTGTTAGTCCGTGTTAGTCAGCGTTCACGCTTTGGTAGAATGCTTACGGGAGTTTCCAGAACTCCACCTGATTATGATCGAACCTCGGGATCGCGAGGACGAGCCGCTTCGTGTCGACGCCGATGTCGGCCGGAGCGCTGACGCCTGTTACGAGTTTACTCAACGTCCCGTTCCGTACCACGTTGACCGTCGAATCGCCCCAGCTCGAGACGAGGATGCGACCGTCCTTGAGGATCTCGATGCCGTCGTACTGGCCGGGGCCGTCGACGATCTTCGTCGGCGACTGGCCCGGCGTCCACGCCTGAACATCCTTGCCGCCGAAGGGAGCGAGCAAAAAGCGATTGCCGCTCGCGTCCCAGGTAATTCCATTAGGGTTCTCTAACGAGTCGCCCGTGGCGGCTTCCGTCACCTTGTTGTCGGAGAGGGCAATGCGGAAGATGCGATTGACGCCGGGGTGCGTCATGTTGCCTTTCGCGTCGAAGACGATCCCCGTGTCGGTTACGTAGATCGCGCCGTCCGCGCCGACCGCGACGTCGTTGAGAAAGGTCGCTTTTTGTGCCTTGAGGCTGATCGTCTTCAGTGGCTTTCCCGTGCGCTTGTCGAAAACCCGTACCACGTCGATGTCCGCGACCCAGAGCTGATCGGCCGTCGTCGCGATCCCCTTCGGCGCGTCGAGCTTGACGCCATTCTTCCCGCCTTCGGCGAACATGGTGAGCGTCGTCGTGCTCTCGGCCGGGACCCTAACGATGTAGCCATTGCCGTCGTGCTGCGACGGATTGCCGTTGATGTTGGAGACGAACCACACGTCGAGATCGGCGTCGTAATGCGCGGACTCGGGCGTCTTCATCTGACCGAGGACGCCGAGCTTCTTGGCGGACGCGGTGTCGGCAGCAGGCGTCGCGGTGGCGCCTGGCGCGTTGGCAGGATGCGAGGTGTCCTGCGGCGTGCTCTTCTCCGTCTTGCAGGCGGCGCTGAGAAGAAGCGCGCAGGCGGCGACGACGAGTCGTGACATGGAGATGGTGGTGGTTGGTGATTGGTGAATGGTCGTTGGTGGTGATTGGTCGTTGGTGAGTCCGGTTCGGCAACAGCCGGCAACACCCACCAACAAGCAACCAACAATACCGACCACCAACAACCAGCCACCAACGACACCCTCTTGCCTTCGGCATTTCTTCGGTATAATCTTGGTGCCCGGTAGTTAGTGAGGCATCGATGTCGAGCGGAGCGAAGGCAGGGAAGCTGGGTCGAGACGAAGGCGATTTCGACCCGGCGTCCTATGCCCCCGTGGCCGAGCGAATCTCGCTCTTTTATGAAGCGTTCCCGCGCGGCCGGATCATCACGGAGCTGATGAGCCGCACGGAGCGGGACGTGGTGTTTCGGGCTGTGGTCTATCGTCAGGTAGGAGAAGAGCCGGCCGCGACGGGGTGGGCGGCCGAGCGTGAGGGCGACGGCGACATCAACACGGTCGCGTGTCTCGAGAACACGGAGACGTCGGCGATCGGGCGCGCGCTCGCGAACCTGGGCTTCACCGCGTCGCGCGAGCGGCCGAGCGCGGAGGAGATGGCGAAGGCGTCGCGAGCGCGGGTGCAGTTGGGACTGGTGCGCTTGCCTAACGAAGCGCGACCGAGCGCGCTCGTCTACGACCTCTCTGCACTGATAACGCGAGCCGAGACATTCGGACTCCGCGCAGCGCGCGCGGAGCGGTGGCGTCGACTCGTGTCGCGTGGTGACGTGCCTGAGGAGACGCTCCTCCGCTGCGAGCGTCGATTGCGCCTCTGGGTGCTCGCGCGCACCGCTCGTGCCTAGCTGTCCCCAGCCGGCACCTCATACGTGTGAAGGAGACGCGAGCGATGCGCGCGCTGACCGACGCGGCGCTGATCGATGCAATGCGCGACGGCTTTCCCGAAGCATGGGCTGAGTTCGACGCGCGCTTTCGGCCGCTGCTCGAGCGCTATGCGGCTCGCGTCGGAATTCCCCGGTGGGAGTGGAGCGTGTGCATCACTGAAGTACTGGACGACGAAGCGCTGCGTCTGATCGAACGCACCGGGCAGCTTCCGCTGCACCTGACGGCGTACCTCGTGCGCGCGGTGCGGAGCCGGTTCCTCGAGTTCAAACGTGCCTCGCTACGACGCGAACGCCGCTATGCGATGGATGGTGCGGCGGGTGCGGTGATGTCGGAGCACGCGCGTCGCGCGTCGCGACCGCCCCGTATCGCCGAGGAAAATGGTGATCGCCGGAGCGTCGCCGAGCGCTTCGGCCATGCGCTCAGCGCGAGCCTAACGACAGAGGAGCAGCACATGCTGGCCTGGGTTGCCGAAGGCGTTCCGCATCGGCTGATCGCCGAGTGGTTAGGCATCAATCGCGAGGCGGCCAAGAAGCGCATTGCGCGGTTGTGCGGGCGGCTGCGGCGCGCGGCGGCCGAAGCGAGCATGCAGCTGCCGGTGCAGGAGCGGCGCGAGATCGAGCGGCTGATGCGCCGCGCGAGCGCGCCGCAATTGAGTTCCCATTCGGGAGAGAGCGATGACGGATGAGCGCGATGATGCGACCGACGCGGAGTTGAGCGTCGCCGAGGCTTTGGGTCAGACGCTGCTGCGTGATCCAGCGCATGTGGCCTGGGACGATGCACGATTTCTGGAGTGGCTGGCGGAGGACGCGCGCGAGGAGAAGCGCCGTGCCTGGCGTCTGACGCGCGAGGAGCAGCGCGCGCGAGGCGAGGCAATGATGGCGCGCGCCCACGCGCGACGGCTGCGCGTGGTCCAGGGCGGCACGGCGCCGATGACCAAGCGCGATGGCGCGGAGGGTGGCCGCGTCGTCCCCGTGGTCGAGTTGGGCATCGCCGCCGGCGTCGGACGTGAGCTGTGGGACGAGCCCACCGACGCCTGGGTGGAGGTGCCTGACGATGTACCGCCGGGCGAGTATGTCGCGCTCCGCGTCGTCGGTGACAGCATGGCGCCGCTCATGCACACGGGCGACACGGTGCTCGTGCGGCGCGGCGCCGACGTGCGTCGCGATACGGTGATCGTCGCCCGTCATCCGGACGACGGCTACGTGTGCAAGCGTGTGAGCCGCGTGGGGCGTGAATCGATCGAGCTCGCGTCGCTGGCCCCTGAGCGTCCGCCCATCGTCATTCCGCGCGACGCACGGCTCGTGGTCGGGACGGTGATGCTCGTCTGGTGCTCGCACCGGCACTGATGGCCGTGTCCCCGCCCGGCACCTGATGAGTGAGCGGAGCGAGTGCGGTCCGCTCGTCACTCGATCAGGAGGTGCATGTGGGGATGCCGCGGGTTATGCGTTCGCTAAATCGTCATTGCTCAGTGCATCGCAGATGGATCGTCACGACGCTCGTCGGCCTTGGAGCGATCGCTGGCGCCGTTCGAGGCGCACTCTCGACGACCAGCGACTGTCCGCCCATCATGATGCGCTACGAGGCGGCAGACGGTGGCGCGCTGCTCGTGCGTGTCTGCGGTGTTTTGCCGTTGGCGTCGACCAGTATTGCCGTTCGTTACTCGTTGGAGCTTCGTCTAACCCTAGCTCCTCTCTCTCGGTAGCCAGAAACGAAACCGGCTCCCTTTCCCGATGTCGCTCACGACGCTGAGATGACCGCCTAACGCGCGCGCCAAGCGTCGGGACACGCTCAACCCCAACCCCGCGCCGCCCGCCCGCCGCGCGGCCGGTTCGATAGTGATCACCTGAACGCGGCGCACGTCGATCTGCGCTCGTACTACGATGGCGCCGATCGGCTCGGGGCCGCGGACTCGCGACATGCCGTCGCGGCGAACAACTACACCATCGCGTTCGAGGAATATCGCTACGACGCGTTCGGCCGGCGCGTGGCTGTCCGCGCGCGGCGGAAATGCGTTGGCGGTGCCACCGGTTCGGAGCTCTCGCGCGACTGCGGCGTGAGCACGATGCGCCGCATCATCTGGGACGGCGATGCGCTGCTCGGCGAGATCCAGGTGCCTGGCGCCGACGGTGACAACCTCGAGGCTGACGCGAACACCACCGCGCAGCAATCGCACGACGGCAACACGCTCGACGCGACGCAGTTCTTTGGCGTCGTGGCGTACACCCACGGGTTGTCACTCGACGATCCGCTGAGCGTGACGCGGCTCAACTACGCCGACGCCCACGTCTTCAGCGGTGGCTACTTCGCGTACGATGCGACGACGTTCCATCAGTATCAGGCGTTCAGCATTCTGCCGATGTGGGACGATCGCGGCACGTGGGATTCGTACATTTTCAACAACACGACGATCACCAGTTTGTGCGAGACCTCGGCGCCGCATTGCGTGGCCGTCCAGGCACCGGCCGGCTGGTCGCCGTTTGCGGGCGTGGCGACGATCGCGCCGTACGTCTGGCATGGCAGTTTGCTGTTCGATCAGAACGATGCGTCGAAGTTGACCTTCCGGCGCAATCGGTACTATGACCCGATGACGGGTCGGTTCACGCAAGAAGATCCGATCGGCCTCGCGGGCGGGCTGAATCTGTACGGCTTTGCGGGCGGGGATCCGGTCAACTTCTCGGATCCATTCGGACTGTGCCCGGTCATGCCGTGCCGCTCACCGGACGATGGCATGAACAACCGACCACTGCCGCCCGGCGTCGACGAGAAGGACGTAACGTGGAATCTCAAAGAAGGGTGGTACGATTTGCCGGACGGCGCACATGTTAGGCCTCATCCTGAAGATCCAAGCCATTGGGATCACTGGGAGATTTACGAGCCTGGCAAGAAGCAACCGCAAAACTATCCTGAAAAAAAGAACAAACCGTGGCCCGGCCAAAAGGTGAAGCCGTATGGCGATCAGTCTGGCGTTGACCCGTGGCCGCTGATCAGCCCTTACACTATCAAGTACAATCTGAAGGAGATGTGGAAGGAGCTCATTAAGAGCATTCCCTCGACGGCGCCGCAGTCTCTGCCAGGGCCAGCGGGCTTCCCATATCCGCCGCCTCTGCCTATACCGGGTGTGCCATGATCGCTGATTCTCGACAGAAGCCAAACGGTTGATGCTACGGCTCCGTGTTGCCGCAGCACTCCCGTGGGTGGATAGCAGAAATAGGATTCGCTCTCCGCTTGAGCAGTTTACGATGCTGGAGGATGAGGCTCGACGCGCATTGATCGCCGAGCCTCGTCCACCCCTCGTCTGGGAGTTTGGCGTGCTCACCGATTCTTGGGAGAGACCAGAGTCTTCGAAGCCGGTATTGGTTGGTGCCGAAGATGGAAGCGATTCGTCGAGTACCTGTTATGCAGTCGGTTATGAACTAGCAGGCGAATATCAGGAGGAGCTACGCCCCCTCTGGCTAGCATTCCTGAATTGGATGAGCGAGCGCCACGCCACCGACATCTATTTCTTTGCCGACCAATTTTGGACCGAAGATCAGGGGTGGTTAGAGTTTGGTGAAGCAGTCCGACGACGCTTGGTTTCTGGCGTAACGGTACCGAGCAAGACAAGCGCGGGTGTCTATGCGGCGCGAGCGCACCAGGTCTTGTTAGGCGATCTGCTGCACAGATGGTGGCCAACCGGTTTAGGCATGCTGGGGGGAGCATCGATGAAGAGGGGGAAGGGTAAACGTGAGCTCGAGTCCCTCATGTTGCGTGGTCGTATAACCAGTGTGGATCTAACGAGTCTTGACTGGTGCTTTCAGACAACCGCTACATTTGACAACCTCGGCTTCATTGTCCTCAGCAGGAATGAGGACTGGGCGGAATTGCGCGACGCCCTGCTGAGGAGGGGATGGGTTGATGGCCTCCCGGTCGACGTTGCGCTCGCGCGACTATGACCGAGCGGAGAGCGAGGACGGCCTACGGCTCAAAACCCCAAGCGCGATTTCAAGCCAGTCGACACGGGCCGTGAGATAGTGGAACGCAGAAATACCAGCCCGCTCGAGCACTCTGGCCAGGCTGCTACTCTTGCCGCTGCAGTGCGCTCTCAGCTCGCTTTACGCTTCGTGCGCGGCGGTGGGGTGGCGCGGCGGCGGGTATCAATCATCGCGTCCACGAGCTTGAGCACGGCGCGCTGATCGGCGGGCGGGAGCTCTTCGATGCGCCGGAGGCGTTTCAGGAGGCGCGCGGTCTTGGGGCTCAGCGTCTCGCGCATCGGTTTTACGCCGAGCAATTCGTCGGTCGAGACTTTGAGCGCGCGGGCGAGATCGACGAGGAGCGCGCCCGGGGGATATCTCCGTCCTCACGCGTGGAGCGTGTGCAAGCTAGTGGCGAGATATCTCCCTCCGCCGAACGGCCGCCTCCAGTAACCGTGCTCGCGCCCGCTTGAGGCCGGCGGCTAACTTGGAGAACGCCGTCGGCCGAATCACCCTGGAACCGCTGCCCATGACCGAGATCCTGTTTATCGTCGAGGAAGCCGCCGAAGGCGGGTACACCGCGCGGGCGGTCGGCGCGTCGATCTTCACCGAGGCAGACGACCTGGAGCAGCTGCGGGCGGCGGTCCGCGACGCGGTGCGCTGTCACTTCGATGAGGCCGATCGGCCGAAGGCGATCCGGCTCCATCTCGTCCACGACGAAGTCATCGCCGCCTAACCGTCTCCCTCGAGCTGTCACTCGCGCACAT comes from Gemmatimonadaceae bacterium and encodes:
- a CDS encoding S24 family peptidase encodes the protein MTDERDDATDAELSVAEALGQTLLRDPAHVAWDDARFLEWLAEDAREEKRRAWRLTREEQRARGEAMMARAHARRLRVVQGGTAPMTKRDGAEGGRVVPVVELGIAAGVGRELWDEPTDAWVEVPDDVPPGEYVALRVVGDSMAPLMHTGDTVLVRRGADVRRDTVIVARHPDDGYVCKRVSRVGRESIELASLAPERPPIVIPRDARLVVGTVMLVWCSHRH
- a CDS encoding RHS repeat-associated core domain-containing protein; the encoded protein is MAVRARRKCVGGATGSELSRDCGVSTMRRIIWDGDALLGEIQVPGADGDNLEADANTTAQQSHDGNTLDATQFFGVVAYTHGLSLDDPLSVTRLNYADAHVFSGGYFAYDATTFHQYQAFSILPMWDDRGTWDSYIFNNTTITSLCETSAPHCVAVQAPAGWSPFAGVATIAPYVWHGSLLFDQNDASKLTFRRNRYYDPMTGRFTQEDPIGLAGGLNLYGFAGGDPVNFSDPFGLCPVMPCRSPDDGMNNRPLPPGVDEKDVTWNLKEGWYDLPDGAHVRPHPEDPSHWDHWEIYEPGKKQPQNYPEKKNKPWPGQKVKPYGDQSGVDPWPLISPYTIKYNLKEMWKELIKSIPSTAPQSLPGPAGFPYPPPLPIPGVP
- a CDS encoding ATP-binding protein, translating into MSRVRGPEPIGAIVVRAQIDVRRVQVITIEPAARRAGGAGLGLSVSRRLARALGGHLSVVSDIGKGSRFRFWLPRERS
- a CDS encoding methyltransferase domain-containing protein; protein product: MQTKSPAYEITQCVACGSGESCEIASSDDVRREVEWLWAFHGRRLRPATPPERLMDRVAFSERPPFRLVECARCGLVYRNPIERAYELESIYADATPSIELFRGLHDTQRAAYRVQARRLLNALGRRGAGLELGSYVGAFLGAARDVGLQFEGLDVNTEVNCFARSLGFTVHDGDLESFDDDRQLDAVAIWNTFDQLPDPRATAHAAWRLLHRGGVFALRVPNGEFYASLRGTMTRRFAGTLARLALAHNNLLTFPYRYGFTIRSLTRLLERVGFTVQRVEGDVLVPIADEWTRPWASLEEKLVKRALGFVAGRRPRWAPWIELYARRG
- a CDS encoding SMP-30/gluconolactonase/LRE family protein — translated: MSRLVVAACALLLSAACKTEKSTPQDTSHPANAPGATATPAADTASAKKLGVLGQMKTPESAHYDADLDVWFVSNINGNPSQHDGNGYIVRVPAESTTTLTMFAEGGKNGVKLDAPKGIATTADQLWVADIDVVRVFDKRTGKPLKTISLKAQKATFLNDVAVGADGAIYVTDTGIVFDAKGNMTHPGVNRIFRIALSDNKVTEAATGDSLENPNGITWDASGNRFLLAPFGGKDVQAWTPGQSPTKIVDGPGQYDGIEILKDGRILVSSWGDSTVNVVRNGTLSKLVTGVSAPADIGVDTKRLVLAIPRFDHNQVEFWKLP